A window of the Gordonia humi genome harbors these coding sequences:
- a CDS encoding type III polyketide synthase, whose protein sequence is MTLSFDPRQRPAPTSPPTLERPSPPTTVAVIESLATGAPAHVVDQREAARRTARIVGDPVAAERVLRVYDNTRIATRRLAIDPTAAEFVEFSSRPGTVRERMRLFAEHAVPLAVDVASRAIAAVDDVADIGSVVFVTSTGFVAPGVDVAVIKRLGLPATVSRVVVNFMGCAAAVNGIRTASDYVRAHPDRKALVICLELPSVNAVFGGDVVEIVTHSLFGDGCGAMLVGASEPGHELPAGQIVVRDTFSRLFADTEDGIVLGVNDDGITCELARDLPDYIYRGVGPAIDAALAESGLVRGDVQLWAIHPGGPAILEQSARSLGLARERSSTGWEVLAEYGNMLSVALVFVLERLIADRGDHEGPSTGVAFSFAPGVTLEGMLFDLVR, encoded by the coding sequence ATGACCCTCTCGTTCGATCCTCGACAGCGGCCCGCGCCGACGTCGCCTCCCACGCTCGAGCGTCCGTCGCCGCCGACCACGGTCGCCGTCATCGAATCGCTCGCCACCGGCGCTCCGGCGCATGTCGTCGACCAACGCGAGGCCGCGCGCCGCACCGCGCGGATCGTCGGCGATCCCGTGGCAGCCGAACGCGTCCTGCGCGTCTACGACAACACCCGGATCGCCACCCGGCGTCTCGCGATCGACCCGACCGCCGCCGAGTTCGTCGAGTTCAGCTCGCGGCCGGGCACCGTCCGCGAGCGGATGCGACTGTTCGCCGAGCACGCCGTTCCGCTCGCCGTCGACGTCGCGTCCCGGGCGATCGCCGCCGTCGACGACGTCGCCGACATCGGCTCGGTGGTCTTCGTGACCAGCACCGGGTTCGTCGCGCCGGGCGTCGACGTCGCGGTGATCAAGCGACTCGGTCTGCCGGCCACGGTGAGCCGGGTGGTCGTGAACTTCATGGGCTGTGCGGCCGCGGTCAACGGGATCCGGACCGCGAGCGACTATGTGCGGGCCCACCCGGACCGCAAGGCGTTGGTGATCTGTCTGGAGCTGCCGTCGGTGAACGCGGTGTTCGGCGGCGACGTCGTGGAGATCGTCACGCACAGCCTGTTCGGTGACGGGTGCGGCGCGATGCTCGTCGGTGCGAGTGAGCCGGGGCATGAGCTGCCGGCCGGGCAGATCGTCGTCCGCGACACGTTCAGCCGGCTGTTCGCCGATACCGAGGACGGCATCGTGCTGGGGGTCAACGACGACGGGATCACGTGTGAGCTGGCCCGGGACCTGCCCGACTACATCTACCGCGGTGTCGGCCCGGCGATCGACGCCGCGCTCGCCGAATCGGGGCTGGTGCGCGGCGATGTGCAGCTGTGGGCGATTCATCCGGGCGGCCCGGCGATCCTGGAGCAGTCCGCGCGGTCGCTCGGTCTCGCTCGGGAGCGCTCGTCGACCGGGTGGGAGGTCCTGGCCGAGTACGGGAACATGCTGAGCGTGGCGTTGGTGTTCGTGCTGGAACGGCTCATCGCCGACCGGGGCGATCACGAGGGACCGTCGACCGGGGTGGCGTTCTCGTTCGCACCCGGCGTGACCCTCGAGGGAATGCTCTTCGACCTGGTCCGCTGA
- the fmt gene encoding methionyl-tRNA formyltransferase: protein MKLVFAGTPDVAVPTLRELIDSSDHDVVGVITRPDTTSGRGRKAVRSEVGVVADAHGIEVLTPRRMSDPEVVETLERWAPDLGVVVAYGGLIPEPVLDLLPHGWINLHFSILPAWRGAAPVQAAIAAGDEITGASVFALEAGLDTGPVYGTLTAPVRSTDTAGDLLARLADSGSGLTRAVVDGIEAGELSPVPQDRDGVSHAAKITVDDARVRWDLPAHIVDRTVRAHTPSPGAWTRLGDLRLKLGPVSPADDDPNVPGPLEPGRLAVTKKAVFVGTGSGPVRLSTVQAPGKKAMNAADWARGTRLDENGRLA from the coding sequence ATGAAGCTGGTGTTCGCGGGCACGCCCGATGTGGCGGTGCCGACCCTTCGAGAACTGATCGACTCATCCGACCACGATGTGGTGGGGGTGATCACCCGACCCGACACGACGTCCGGACGCGGACGCAAGGCGGTGCGCTCGGAGGTGGGCGTCGTCGCCGACGCACACGGCATCGAGGTCCTCACGCCGCGCCGCATGTCCGATCCCGAGGTCGTGGAGACCCTGGAGCGGTGGGCGCCCGACCTCGGCGTCGTGGTCGCCTACGGCGGCCTGATCCCGGAGCCGGTGCTCGACCTGCTCCCGCACGGCTGGATCAACCTGCACTTCTCGATCCTGCCCGCCTGGCGCGGAGCGGCCCCGGTGCAGGCGGCGATCGCGGCGGGCGACGAGATCACCGGGGCGAGCGTCTTCGCCCTCGAAGCCGGCCTGGACACCGGGCCGGTGTACGGCACGCTCACCGCGCCGGTCCGCTCGACGGACACCGCGGGCGACCTCCTCGCGCGCCTGGCCGACTCCGGATCCGGACTCACGCGCGCGGTCGTCGACGGCATCGAGGCCGGGGAGCTGTCACCCGTGCCGCAGGACCGGGACGGAGTCTCGCACGCGGCGAAGATCACCGTCGACGACGCCCGGGTGCGATGGGACCTTCCCGCGCACATCGTCGACCGCACGGTGCGGGCCCACACACCCTCGCCCGGAGCGTGGACCCGTCTCGGTGACCTCCGCCTCAAGCTCGGCCCGGTGAGCCCGGCCGACGACGACCCGAACGTTCCGGGGCCGCTCGAGCCGGGACGGCTCGCGGTCACCAAGAAGGCGGTGTTCGTCGGCACCGGATCGGGTCCGGTCCGCCTGAGCACCGTGCAGGCGCCCGGCAAGAAGGCGATGAACGCCGCCGACTGGGCGCGCGGCACACGACTCGACGAGAACGGACGACTGGCATGA
- a CDS encoding alkaline phosphatase D family protein, translated as MSSPHQSLSRRTILRAGAAGALLVPAGAVLAGRSSAQPSPTLRRDRPTLTHGVAAGEITASSALVWARSDTPARMLVETAATEDFANAKSLRGPQLTPASDGTGRIRVAGLEPGRTVHYRVTLEGDDGATSEPLTGVFVTAPTAAADITFAWSGDVAGQGWGINPDLGGMPIFGAIADARPDFFLHSGDAIYADGPIAETKKQNNGEVYRSVTADAKNQPAQTLDQFRGNYAYNLTDKQYRRFASSVAQIIQWDDHEVLNNWFPGEDLTGQKRDGYTEMRVDVLAERAHRAWAEWQPTQLAAGGRLYRKVPYGPLLDVFVLDMRSYKDPNPDAWNPDDSDGILGAEQTRWLIDELRTSTATWKVVANDLPISIVVPDTNTDRPGARASMEAVAQGDDGAPLGREKAFARIFSATRDVANIVYLTADVHYAAAISYEPERADYQDFAPFWEFVTGPLQAGAFPESPLDGTFGAKYEFVHAPAEPDSSPAEGFAHFGTVTISKDSRSLTVDLRDATGTSLYRKELTPR; from the coding sequence ATGTCGAGCCCTCATCAGTCCCTGTCCCGTCGCACGATTCTGCGTGCGGGCGCGGCCGGAGCACTTCTGGTGCCGGCCGGCGCCGTGCTCGCGGGCCGCAGCTCCGCCCAGCCGTCACCGACTCTCCGTCGGGACCGTCCGACGCTGACGCACGGGGTCGCCGCCGGGGAGATCACCGCGTCGAGCGCACTGGTGTGGGCGCGGTCGGACACACCGGCCCGCATGCTCGTCGAGACGGCGGCCACCGAGGACTTCGCCAACGCCAAGAGCCTGCGGGGACCGCAGCTGACACCGGCCTCGGACGGGACCGGGCGCATCCGAGTCGCCGGTCTGGAACCGGGCCGGACCGTGCACTACCGGGTGACGCTCGAAGGGGACGACGGTGCGACGTCGGAGCCGCTCACCGGCGTGTTCGTCACCGCGCCGACGGCGGCGGCCGACATCACGTTCGCCTGGTCCGGAGACGTCGCGGGCCAGGGCTGGGGCATCAACCCGGATCTGGGCGGCATGCCGATCTTCGGTGCGATCGCCGACGCCCGCCCGGACTTCTTCCTGCACTCGGGCGATGCGATCTACGCCGACGGCCCGATCGCCGAGACCAAGAAGCAGAACAACGGCGAGGTCTATCGGAGTGTCACCGCCGACGCCAAGAACCAGCCCGCGCAGACGCTCGACCAGTTCCGCGGCAACTACGCGTACAACCTCACCGACAAGCAGTACCGACGGTTCGCGTCGTCGGTCGCCCAGATCATCCAGTGGGACGACCACGAAGTGCTCAACAACTGGTTCCCCGGCGAGGACCTGACCGGTCAGAAACGCGACGGCTACACGGAGATGCGCGTCGACGTGCTCGCCGAGCGCGCGCACCGGGCCTGGGCGGAGTGGCAGCCCACGCAGCTCGCCGCCGGCGGCCGGCTCTACCGCAAGGTTCCGTACGGTCCGCTCCTCGACGTCTTCGTCCTCGACATGCGCTCGTACAAGGATCCGAATCCCGACGCGTGGAACCCCGACGACTCCGACGGAATCCTCGGAGCCGAGCAGACACGGTGGCTGATCGACGAGCTCAGAACGTCGACGGCGACCTGGAAGGTCGTCGCGAACGACCTGCCCATCAGCATCGTCGTACCCGACACCAACACCGACCGGCCCGGGGCGCGGGCGTCGATGGAGGCAGTCGCCCAAGGCGACGACGGCGCTCCTCTCGGCCGCGAGAAGGCGTTCGCGCGGATCTTCTCCGCCACCCGGGACGTCGCGAACATCGTGTACCTCACCGCCGACGTCCACTACGCCGCGGCGATCTCCTACGAGCCCGAGCGCGCCGACTACCAGGACTTCGCGCCGTTCTGGGAGTTCGTCACCGGCCCGCTGCAGGCCGGAGCCTTCCCGGAGAGCCCGCTCGACGGCACCTTCGGCGCGAAGTACGAGTTCGTCCACGCGCCCGCGGAGCCCGACTCGTCGCCGGCCGAGGGCTTCGCGCACTTCGGCACGGTGACGATCTCCAAGGACAGCCGGTCGCTGACCGTCGACCTGCGCGATGCGACCGGGACGTCCCTCTACCGCAAGGAGCTGACTCCGCGCTGA
- a CDS encoding ATP-binding cassette domain-containing protein, translated as MKLFGFLFSVSWAQIAAAVLMGLIGGGANAYLVTQINAAVAPPGVGADPSWQRFVATVAVVIATGLASQILLIRLAQDAIYRLRAKLSAGVVSAPLEHLERLGTHRLLATLTEDVRSLSMAVSAIPSMCVDIATIVGCLVYLAVLSAPLFAIQVGATLIAIGVVESFLTHVRGIFRGAREREDDLLGSFHSVSVGIKELKGHRARRRDFMDRRLLGAAADLRDRNVEAGVKFSIGQNIGQVLQLGTMALILFGVAVWMDLPAETMVGYVIVTTFLAMPMQNFMSRIPDLLRGDVALAKITTLELSMEALHDEEALPYTERPLATSARLELAGLGYTYLTEPGVPGPPPGPGGEHRRPPDGGGRDGRPRPDVDWGTSGRAETVPDGRLPARPGRRGGPAGPPPGRQGPPPPDGRGPGAPGGPPPAGFHLGPVDAVFEPGRITFIVGGNGSGKSTLAKLLTGLYVPQQGTITLNGERIDHGNIEWFRQNTSAIFTDFHLFDEYLGFDDPDLDDRANRYLDMLAIGDKARVLDGRLSTTALSQGQRKRLALVTAMLEDRPIYLFDEWAADQEPRFRDRFYREILGDLAARGKTVVVITHDDRYFDVADTLIRLDVGVQQSTASPHATPGEHRR; from the coding sequence ATGAAGCTCTTCGGCTTCCTGTTCTCCGTCTCGTGGGCACAGATCGCCGCGGCGGTGCTGATGGGGTTGATCGGGGGAGGCGCGAACGCGTACCTGGTCACCCAGATCAACGCCGCGGTCGCGCCGCCGGGCGTCGGCGCCGATCCGTCCTGGCAACGGTTCGTGGCGACCGTCGCCGTGGTCATCGCGACGGGCCTGGCTTCGCAGATCCTGTTGATCCGACTCGCCCAGGACGCGATCTACCGGCTGCGGGCCAAGCTCAGCGCCGGCGTGGTCTCGGCCCCGCTGGAACACCTCGAACGGCTCGGCACGCATCGTCTCCTCGCCACGCTCACCGAGGATGTGCGGTCGCTGTCGATGGCCGTCTCGGCGATCCCGAGCATGTGCGTGGACATCGCGACCATCGTCGGCTGCCTCGTGTACCTGGCGGTGCTGTCGGCGCCGCTGTTCGCGATCCAGGTGGGTGCGACGCTCATCGCGATCGGCGTCGTGGAGTCGTTCCTCACCCATGTCCGGGGCATCTTCCGCGGCGCCCGCGAACGCGAGGACGACCTGCTCGGATCGTTCCATTCGGTGAGCGTCGGCATCAAGGAGCTCAAGGGCCACCGTGCACGGCGCCGCGACTTCATGGACCGGCGGCTGCTCGGCGCGGCAGCCGACCTCCGCGACCGGAACGTCGAGGCCGGCGTCAAGTTCTCGATCGGCCAGAACATCGGACAGGTCCTGCAGCTCGGGACCATGGCGCTCATCCTGTTCGGCGTCGCCGTCTGGATGGATCTGCCCGCCGAGACGATGGTCGGCTACGTGATCGTCACGACCTTCCTGGCGATGCCGATGCAGAACTTCATGAGCCGCATCCCCGATCTGCTGCGCGGCGACGTCGCCCTCGCCAAGATCACGACTCTCGAGCTCTCGATGGAGGCGCTGCACGACGAGGAGGCGCTGCCCTACACCGAACGACCGCTCGCGACCTCGGCGCGCCTGGAACTGGCCGGGCTGGGCTACACGTACCTGACCGAACCCGGCGTGCCGGGTCCGCCGCCGGGCCCCGGCGGCGAGCACCGGCGGCCGCCGGACGGCGGCGGCCGGGACGGACGGCCGCGACCGGACGTCGACTGGGGGACGAGCGGACGTGCGGAGACCGTGCCCGACGGCAGGCTCCCCGCACGACCGGGTCGACGCGGCGGACCCGCGGGCCCGCCGCCCGGACGTCAGGGCCCACCGCCTCCCGACGGCCGCGGCCCCGGCGCGCCGGGCGGACCCCCGCCCGCGGGCTTCCACCTCGGCCCCGTCGACGCCGTCTTCGAGCCGGGACGGATCACCTTCATCGTCGGCGGCAACGGCAGCGGAAAGTCGACCCTCGCCAAGCTCCTGACCGGGTTGTACGTCCCGCAGCAGGGGACGATCACGCTGAACGGCGAGCGCATCGACCACGGGAACATCGAATGGTTCCGGCAGAACACGTCGGCGATCTTCACCGACTTCCACCTGTTCGACGAATACCTCGGCTTCGACGACCCCGACCTGGACGATCGGGCCAACCGCTACCTCGACATGCTCGCCATCGGCGACAAGGCGCGCGTGCTCGACGGTCGCCTGTCGACGACGGCGCTGTCGCAGGGGCAGCGCAAACGCCTGGCCCTGGTCACCGCGATGCTCGAGGACCGGCCGATCTACCTGTTCGACGAATGGGCGGCCGACCAGGAGCCGCGGTTCCGCGACCGGTTCTACCGCGAGATCCTCGGCGACCTCGCCGCGCGCGGAAAGACCGTCGTCGTGATCACCCACGACGACCGATACTTCGACGTCGCCGACACCCTGATCAGACTCGACGTCGGAGTACAGCAGAGTACCGCGTCGCCGCACGCCACTCCCGGAGAGCACCGCCGATGA
- a CDS encoding RsmB/NOP family class I SAM-dependent RNA methyltransferase, which yields MTQDGRGRPDRSAARGRDPQQTTRDPKTRDKQTDPARSVALEVLRAVRRDDAYANLLLPRLLRERSLDRRDKALATELTYGTARCAGMLDEIIASAAGRPVAEIDGDLLDVLRLGSYQLLRTRIGSHAAVSTSVDLVRARHGMGQAGFVNAVLRKVSQRDEQLWIDTVAPSMADDMVGHLAFTYAHPRWIAEVFLDSLGSIGELQAALAADDERPIVHLVARPGQITAEELALISGGDEGRYSPYCVYLPEGDPGSLEAVRDGFAGVQDEGSQLVALALPRADVGADGGRWLDLCAGPGGKAALLGSLADLDGAHLDAVEVSEHRAALIEKVVDSLPVTVHVADGRDSGLEPGYDRVLVDAPCSGLGSLRRRPEARWRRTPDEIPALVELQTQLLTEALRLVRSGGVVVYSTCSPHPAETTGVIASVLDTVDGVEQIDARPLVAGDAVDPSSFGAGPHVQLWPHRQDTDAMFLAVLRKS from the coding sequence ATGACACAGGATGGACGGGGCCGACCGGATCGGAGTGCGGCGCGCGGGCGAGATCCCCAGCAGACGACCCGCGATCCGAAGACACGCGACAAGCAGACCGATCCGGCGCGGAGCGTCGCACTGGAGGTGCTGCGCGCCGTCCGCCGCGACGACGCGTACGCGAACCTGCTCCTGCCGCGCCTGCTCCGCGAGCGGAGCCTCGACCGCCGCGACAAGGCGCTGGCCACCGAGCTGACCTACGGCACCGCGCGCTGCGCGGGCATGCTCGACGAGATCATCGCGTCCGCTGCCGGACGCCCGGTCGCCGAGATCGACGGCGATCTCCTCGACGTCCTCCGTTTGGGGTCGTACCAGCTGCTGCGCACGCGCATCGGCTCGCACGCCGCGGTGTCGACGTCGGTCGACCTGGTGCGCGCCCGACACGGCATGGGGCAGGCCGGATTCGTCAACGCCGTGCTGCGCAAGGTTTCTCAGCGCGACGAACAGCTGTGGATCGACACCGTCGCACCGTCGATGGCCGACGACATGGTCGGCCACCTGGCGTTCACCTACGCCCATCCGCGGTGGATCGCCGAGGTGTTCCTCGATTCCCTCGGCTCGATCGGCGAACTGCAGGCGGCGCTCGCCGCCGACGACGAACGGCCGATCGTCCATCTGGTGGCCCGTCCGGGACAGATCACCGCCGAGGAGCTCGCGCTGATCAGCGGCGGCGACGAGGGGCGCTACTCGCCGTACTGCGTGTACCTGCCCGAGGGCGATCCCGGATCGCTGGAGGCCGTCCGCGACGGTTTCGCGGGGGTCCAGGACGAGGGCAGCCAACTCGTCGCGCTCGCACTCCCTCGCGCCGACGTCGGCGCCGACGGCGGGCGGTGGCTCGACCTGTGCGCGGGCCCGGGCGGCAAGGCCGCGCTGCTCGGTTCGCTCGCCGACCTCGACGGCGCGCACCTGGACGCCGTCGAAGTGTCCGAACACCGCGCCGCGTTGATCGAGAAGGTCGTCGACTCGCTGCCGGTCACCGTGCACGTGGCCGACGGCCGCGACTCGGGTCTGGAACCGGGATACGACCGCGTCCTGGTCGACGCGCCGTGCTCGGGTCTGGGCTCGCTGCGTCGCCGTCCGGAGGCCCGGTGGCGGCGCACCCCCGATGAGATCCCCGCCCTCGTCGAACTCCAGACCCAGCTGCTGACCGAGGCGCTGCGCCTGGTCCGGTCCGGGGGAGTCGTCGTCTACTCGACGTGCTCGCCGCATCCGGCCGAGACGACCGGAGTGATCGCGTCCGTGCTCGACACGGTCGACGGCGTCGAGCAGATCGACGCGCGACCCCTCGTCGCGGGCGACGCGGTGGACCCCTCGTCGTTCGGCGCGGGTCCGCACGTTCAACTCTGGCCTCACCGGCAGGACACCGACGCGATGTTCCTGGCCGTGCTGCGCAAGAGCTGA
- a CDS encoding LppX_LprAFG lipoprotein, translating into MKRWAAPAVATMAICAVVLTGCSSETKSDEPTNSAPPTSAGPRSGDAPKVDVTDAAALLDQASKTTRLTSAVHMNLKVDPEFKGLPVNDLDADVVVEPAPAAKGSGEFRLTEEYTSAEFVIVDGTLYIREKGKTEWTTSPAGERSYDPSVVLSEDKGLANVLAKFRNPEVAGTETVNGVEAVKITGTLDSADFEAIFPTQGPGALKGEHPATAYIAAEAPYNLVELALNTKDGDITLTTSKWDEKVTVTKP; encoded by the coding sequence ATGAAGCGTTGGGCTGCACCCGCAGTCGCGACCATGGCGATCTGCGCCGTGGTTCTGACCGGTTGTTCGTCGGAGACCAAGAGCGACGAACCCACGAACTCCGCCCCGCCGACGTCGGCGGGGCCGCGGTCGGGCGACGCCCCGAAGGTCGACGTCACCGACGCCGCCGCCCTGCTCGACCAGGCGTCCAAGACCACTCGTCTGACCTCCGCGGTCCACATGAACCTGAAGGTCGACCCCGAATTCAAGGGTCTGCCCGTCAACGATCTCGACGCCGACGTGGTCGTCGAACCGGCTCCCGCGGCCAAGGGGTCGGGCGAGTTCCGACTCACCGAGGAGTACACGAGCGCGGAGTTCGTCATCGTCGACGGCACGCTCTACATCCGGGAGAAGGGCAAGACGGAGTGGACGACGTCGCCGGCCGGGGAACGGTCGTACGATCCGTCGGTCGTCCTGTCCGAGGACAAGGGCCTGGCGAATGTGCTCGCGAAGTTCCGGAATCCCGAGGTCGCGGGGACCGAGACGGTCAACGGCGTCGAGGCCGTCAAGATCACCGGCACCCTCGACTCCGCCGACTTCGAGGCGATCTTCCCGACCCAGGGGCCGGGTGCGCTCAAGGGCGAGCATCCGGCGACGGCCTACATCGCCGCCGAAGCACCGTACAACCTGGTGGAACTGGCGTTGAACACCAAGGACGGCGACATCACCCTGACCACGTCCAAGTGGGACGAGAAGGTCACCGTCACCAAGCCGTGA
- a CDS encoding fatty acid desaturase — MSSEAVQADEADDLPDDSPGPDLGRKAAPDGGPQLSDVWVYNGRAYDLSDWISKHPGGEFFIGRTKNRDITSIIGSYHKDPEKVSRMIERYALGRDAVIEDVHPKANAPAFLFTEGFDSWRDTPHYDFSRQDDLLHAVRRRLTEPEMRARIRRMDRAFDIVAVLLFIAYFAIMGLRLWNTSWMPLVAFVVLMVVVRSALAGVGHYAIHRAQKGANKIAVNAFDMNYVALSFVTADGHALLHHPHTQSQVDIKKNVFTFMMDLPRLYRVPIHTVHKFGHTVTGMTVRLLEICKLTRQVGIADMYGSWRGGLPHFIGAFGMRFLLLGELIVFIVAGDVLAWILQFVATLWVSTFLVVASHDFDIDADDVESDTDDWAVNQVEQAYDLKVIGNRYVDCFLSAGLSSHRVHHVLPYQRSGFANIVTEDVLREEAERFDVEWLPAKSFFTDRLPKQLSTYLGARSRTAQENEWGFFREHFSPTALKTCADYTVKGFTGIGTV, encoded by the coding sequence ATGTCGTCCGAGGCCGTTCAGGCGGATGAAGCAGATGATCTTCCCGACGACTCGCCCGGCCCCGATCTGGGGCGGAAGGCGGCGCCGGACGGCGGCCCGCAGCTGTCGGACGTGTGGGTCTACAACGGGCGCGCCTACGATCTGTCCGACTGGATCTCCAAGCATCCGGGCGGGGAGTTCTTCATCGGACGCACCAAGAACCGCGACATCACCTCGATCATCGGGTCCTACCACAAGGATCCGGAGAAGGTGAGTCGCATGATCGAGCGATACGCTCTCGGCCGGGACGCGGTGATCGAGGACGTGCACCCCAAGGCGAATGCGCCGGCCTTCCTGTTCACCGAGGGATTCGACAGTTGGCGCGACACCCCGCACTACGACTTCTCGCGACAGGACGATCTCCTGCACGCGGTCCGGAGGCGGTTGACCGAACCCGAGATGCGGGCGCGGATCCGGCGCATGGATCGAGCCTTCGACATCGTCGCCGTCCTGCTGTTCATCGCCTATTTCGCGATCATGGGGCTGCGTCTGTGGAACACCTCGTGGATGCCGCTGGTCGCGTTCGTCGTCCTGATGGTGGTCGTGCGCAGCGCACTGGCCGGAGTCGGTCACTATGCGATTCATCGCGCGCAGAAGGGTGCGAACAAGATAGCGGTGAACGCCTTCGACATGAACTACGTGGCGCTCTCGTTCGTCACCGCGGACGGGCACGCGCTCCTTCACCATCCGCACACCCAGAGCCAGGTCGACATCAAGAAGAACGTCTTCACCTTCATGATGGACCTGCCTCGCCTGTACCGGGTTCCGATCCACACCGTCCACAAGTTCGGGCACACGGTCACCGGAATGACGGTCCGGCTGCTGGAGATCTGCAAACTCACCCGCCAGGTCGGCATCGCGGACATGTACGGGTCGTGGCGCGGCGGTCTGCCGCACTTCATCGGTGCGTTCGGCATGCGATTCCTGCTGCTCGGCGAGCTGATCGTGTTCATCGTCGCGGGCGACGTGCTGGCCTGGATCCTGCAGTTCGTCGCCACCCTGTGGGTCTCGACCTTCCTCGTCGTCGCCAGCCACGACTTCGACATCGACGCCGACGACGTCGAATCCGACACCGACGACTGGGCGGTGAACCAGGTGGAGCAGGCCTACGACCTCAAGGTGATCGGCAACCGGTACGTCGACTGCTTCCTCTCCGCCGGACTCAGTTCGCATCGGGTCCACCATGTGCTGCCGTATCAACGCAGCGGATTCGCCAACATCGTCACCGAGGACGTCCTGCGCGAAGAAGCCGAGAGATTCGACGTGGAATGGCTGCCCGCGAAGAGCTTCTTCACCGATCGGCTGCCGAAACAGCTGTCGACCTATCTCGGCGCACGGTCGAGAACCGCGCAGGAGAACGAGTGGGGATTCTTCCGCGAGCACTTCTCACCGACCGCGTTGAAGACGTGCGCCGATTACACGGTGAAGGGATTCACCGGCATCGGAACCGTGTGA